TGTAGTTGGCCGCCAGCCACAGCCCCACGACGACCTGGAGCACGAACAGCGGGAGCGCGGCGGCGAAGTACCAGTAGGCGATCTTCTGGGAGCGGTATTCCATCGGGGCCTCCTTATTTCAGGGTCGCGAGGAACCTGGCGACCTCTTCCAGTTCCCGTTCGGTGAGGTTGTCTTTCTGCGGCGGCATCTGGGCCTTGGGGTTAACCTCCTTCGGGTTCCGGATGTAATGCTCGATCTGCTCGATCGTCTTCCCGCGGCCCGCGTGGTCGAGGGCGGGGCCGAACGTCCCGCCGGTGCCGTGGAGTGCGTGGCAGTTCATGCACCCCTTCGTCTGGAAGACGGCGGCCCCGGGCGACACCCCCACCTTCGCGACCATCATCTGCTCGCCCCGGGAGAGGCGCTTCTTACTGTCCTGCGGCGGCCAGTCGTTGTTGTTGATCTCCCCGACCCACCGGAAGAAGGCGACGAGGTCGTCGATCTCCCGGTCGGAGAGGTTCTGCTGCGGCATCTTTCGGGTGGAGTTGGCGAACGCCAGCTCGGGCGACTTCACCCGGTACCGGATTCCCTCCTCGCCGACCCGCTGGACCACCCTCGTCAGGTCCGGCGCGTAGTAGCCGCCGAAGCCCAGGATCGTGTGGCAGTTGTTGCAGTTGTACTTCTGGAACGCCCGTTTCCCGGCCACGACCTGGTCGGACAGCTGGTCCACGTTCGCCAGCGCCCCCACCTGGCGGTGGGTGTCGTAGGTGGCCCAGAGGAAAACGGCCGCCGAGGATAACGTGCCGATCAGGAAAATCCAGAAGGCGATCTTCTTGGTCATCCTTCCCCTCCCGAGGATTCCCGGCGATGGGATCGCCGTTCGATTCATTGATTGACGGACGCCACGCCGCGAATCCAAGCCGCGGGGAAGCATGCTATGCGGCTATCATTCTCTTCGCATTGATGCAGGTCAAGATTGAAATAAATTCGGACGAATGGATTATGGAACGTTGTATCATCAGGTGAAATCGCCAGCGGGGAGGGACCTTCGCCATGCGGAAGCTGATCGCGGGGATCCACCGGTTCCAGAAGCAGCACTGGAGCGTGAACCGGGAGCTGTACCTGCGGCTCGCGGAGCACGGGCAATCCCCCGAGGCGCTCTTCATCACCTGCTCCGACGCCCGGGTGGCTCCCGTGACGATCACCCACGCGGAGCCGGGGGACCTCTTCATCGTTCGGAACATGGGGAACTTCATCCTGCCGTATACGGAGAATCCCCTGGAGGGTACCGGCGTAGCGGCGGCGGTGGAGTACGCCGTGGAGCACCTGCAGGTGCGGGACATCATCGTCTGCGGGCACTCCGACTGCGGGGCGATGAAGGCGCTCTACAAGGACCGGGGAGAGTTCGCCTCCACCCCCCATATCGGGCAGTGGCTGCGGCACGGGGACCGGACGATGGCGGTGGTCGCGGCGAACTACCCGGAGCTGTCGCGCGAGGAACGGTACGAGATCACCGCCGAGGAGAACGTCCTCCTCCAGATGGAGAACCTGCGGACCTACCCCGTCGTCAGGAAGTCGGCGAGGGAAGGGCGCCTCCACCTCCACGCCTGGTTCTTCGAGATCGGCACGGGGGTGGTGTTCCGCTACTCCCCCGACCGCGAGCAGTTCGAGCCGATCCGGGAAGAAGAGTAGGCCGGACCGATGCCGATGGGGTATGGCCCGAATCGGAGGTGTATCTCACGGAATCAAACGTAGCCGGGGGTCTCCTCCGACGGGGGTGGGAGAGACGATGTCGACATTCCGGATCGAGAAGGATTCGATGGGGGAGGTTCTCGTGCCGGCGAAGGCGTATTACGGGGCGCAGTCGCAGCGGGCGGCGGAAAATTTTCCCGTGAGCGGGCAGGGGATGCCGATGCCCGTGGTCCGAGCCGTCGCGCTGGTGAAGGGGCTCGCGGCGGAAGTCAATGCGGGGCTGGGGATCCTCCCGGCCCCCCTGGCGGAAGCGATCTCCCGGGCCGCCCGGGAGGTCCTCGAGGGGAAGTTCGACGACCAGTTCGTGGTCGACGTCTTTCAGACCGGCTCCGGAACCTCCACCAACATGAACGTGAACGAGGTGCTGGCGAACCGTGCGAACGAGCTGCTCGGGAAGCCGCTGGGGGGGAACGACCCCGTCCACCCGAACGACCATGCGAACCGGTGCCAGTCGAGCAACGACGTGATCCCGTCGGCGATCCGGATCGCGGCGCGACGGGAGCTGTCCGACCGCCTCCTCCCGGCGCTCGCCGCGCTCCGGGACGCCCTTTCCGGAAAGGCGGCGGAGTTCTCCGACGTCCTGAAGATCGGGAGAACCCACCTGCAGGACGCCGTCCCGGTGACGCTGGGGCAGGAGTTCTCCGGGTACGCCTCCCAGGTCGACCACGGGATCCGGCGCGTCCGGGCGACGTTCGCGGACCTCGAAGAGTTGCCGCTCGGCGGCACCGCCGTGGGGACGGGGTTGAACGCCCACCCGGAGTTCGCCGCGCGGACGATCGCGGAGATCGCCCGCGCCACCGGGATCCCGTTCCGGGCGGCGGAAAACCGGTTCGAGGCGATGGGGGCGCAGGATCCGCTCGTGGCCGCCAGCGGCGCGCTGAAGAGCGTGGCGGCGTCCCTGTTGAAGATCTCCCACGACCTGCGGCTCCTGTCGTCGGGCCCCCGGTGCGGGATCGGCGAGATCTCCCTGCCGCCGCTGCAACCAGGCTCCTCCATCATGCCGGGGAAGGTGAACCCGGTGATC
The sequence above is a segment of the bacterium genome. Coding sequences within it:
- a CDS encoding c-type cytochrome, with protein sequence MTKKIAFWIFLIGTLSSAAVFLWATYDTHRQVGALANVDQLSDQVVAGKRAFQKYNCNNCHTILGFGGYYAPDLTRVVQRVGEEGIRYRVKSPELAFANSTRKMPQQNLSDREIDDLVAFFRWVGEINNNDWPPQDSKKRLSRGEQMMVAKVGVSPGAAVFQTKGCMNCHALHGTGGTFGPALDHAGRGKTIEQIEHYIRNPKEVNPKAQMPPQKDNLTERELEEVARFLATLK
- a CDS encoding carbonic anhydrase, with the translated sequence MRKLIAGIHRFQKQHWSVNRELYLRLAEHGQSPEALFITCSDARVAPVTITHAEPGDLFIVRNMGNFILPYTENPLEGTGVAAAVEYAVEHLQVRDIIVCGHSDCGAMKALYKDRGEFASTPHIGQWLRHGDRTMAVVAANYPELSREERYEITAEENVLLQMENLRTYPVVRKSAREGRLHLHAWFFEIGTGVVFRYSPDREQFEPIREEE
- a CDS encoding class II fumarate hydratase, coding for MSTFRIEKDSMGEVLVPAKAYYGAQSQRAAENFPVSGQGMPMPVVRAVALVKGLAAEVNAGLGILPAPLAEAISRAAREVLEGKFDDQFVVDVFQTGSGTSTNMNVNEVLANRANELLGKPLGGNDPVHPNDHANRCQSSNDVIPSAIRIAARRELSDRLLPALAALRDALSGKAAEFSDVLKIGRTHLQDAVPVTLGQEFSGYASQVDHGIRRVRATFADLEELPLGGTAVGTGLNAHPEFAARTIAEIARATGIPFRAAENRFEAMGAQDPLVAASGALKSVAASLLKISHDLRLLSSGPRCGIGEISLPPLQPGSSIMPGKVNPVILEVAIQVAAQTIGNDAAVTLGGGLGVLELNVMQPVMARNLLESISLLASSSAMLAGKCVSGIEPDRDRCAELIEQSLAMVTPLAVRIGYDRAAEIAHEAYHGGKTIRELLVEKKVLPAAEIERILDPRTMIGEQLV